The stretch of DNA GAGttttaatcttaattttaaatttttcatatataataatatatactcatttatgatgaaaaaaaaaagaaagaaaaaaaggataTAGTCTACATACTCATCATGATCAAAATATACGTGTGCTGCCTAACTTAATTCTAATCCATGCatattcttatttaatattaaaacttTATCCATATCCACAAATAATAAACCgcttatatatttaaaaaaaaataaagttgaagAAGTTGATGAGGCCAAAAGGGTATACAACTACAGCATAATTGGGGGTGTAGGGTTACCAGAAACATGGGAGAAGATCTCATTTGAGACCATAGTAATGGAAGGTCCAAAAGAGGAAGGAGGATCCATTAGGAAGGTGAACATAAAGTATTTCACTAAAGGAGATGCTGAGGTGTGTGATGAAGTGCTCAAGAGTAACCAAAGCAGGGCTGAAGGCCTTCTCAAGTTCATTGAGGCTTATCTTCTTGCAAATCCTCATTATGTATAACCAAATCTATATATACACTTGCTATTCATCACCTTCATGCCCAACAATAAGAGCTGCCATATAATGGGGAAAA from Arachis duranensis cultivar V14167 chromosome 4, aradu.V14167.gnm2.J7QH, whole genome shotgun sequence encodes:
- the LOC107483504 gene encoding class-10 pathogenesis-related protein 1; translated protein: MGIFTHEFATPSSVAPARLYKAMALDFHNLFPKIVDSIQCVETIEGNGAAGTIKKITLVEGQVEEVDEAKRVYNYSIIGGVGLPETWEKISFETIVMEGPKEEGGSIRKVNIKYFTKGDAEVCDEVLKSNQSRAEGLLKFIEAYLLANPHYV